A section of the Devosia rhizoryzae genome encodes:
- a CDS encoding FadR/GntR family transcriptional regulator, whose amino-acid sequence MTQTGSSLDVEPRHRTLFADRVYQLLQTRISNGEYASDEKLPSEKELSDQFDVSRPIVREALDRLRKEGMIYSRQGAGSFVRLRTEPRSLGFPPVETIADIQRCYEFRLTIEPEAAFFAAKRRNEAAISSIGEVVELLSSATDQQRHREDADFAFHKAVADASNNHYYSSAMQALRSHIAVGMKLHGLALMGPGRGLEKVLDEHRHIYECIRDGDAETARQQMRTHLEGSRNRLFEDRVLDLSL is encoded by the coding sequence ATGACACAGACCGGCAGCAGCCTCGATGTTGAACCCCGTCACAGGACGCTGTTTGCCGATCGTGTGTATCAATTGCTGCAGACCCGGATTTCCAACGGCGAATACGCATCCGACGAGAAGCTGCCAAGCGAGAAAGAACTTTCAGATCAGTTCGATGTTTCGCGTCCCATCGTTCGCGAGGCGCTTGATCGGCTGCGCAAGGAAGGGATGATCTATTCGCGCCAGGGCGCCGGCAGTTTCGTGCGTTTGCGCACCGAACCGCGCTCGCTTGGCTTCCCGCCCGTCGAAACCATCGCGGATATTCAGCGCTGCTATGAGTTCCGGCTAACCATCGAGCCCGAGGCTGCCTTTTTTGCGGCGAAGCGACGGAACGAAGCCGCTATTTCCAGCATCGGCGAGGTGGTGGAGCTCTTGAGCAGCGCGACCGACCAGCAGCGGCATCGAGAAGACGCCGACTTTGCTTTTCACAAGGCGGTCGCTGATGCCTCAAACAACCATTATTACAGCTCCGCCATGCAGGCCTTGCGAAGCCACATCGCCGTCGGCATGAAGCTGCACGGACTTGCGCTCATGGGACCGGGTCGTGGCCTTGAAAAGGTGCTCGACGAGCACCGCCATATCTACGAATGCATTCGTGATGGCGATGCGGAAACCGCGCGGCAGCAGATGCGCACGCATCTCGAAGGCTCGCGCAACCGGTTGTTCGAGGATCGCGTCCTCGATCTCTCACTCTAA
- a CDS encoding iron-containing alcohol dehydrogenase: MSSALQTATVAQAVPLLQPLTFVQPGRIEYGANKARRLADFVPRWAEKRVLVVADAFNAGRADLLALPGQSHIFSEVKPEPDLPNLERLIDQAKAFAPDVIVGFGGGSAMDLAKLAAVLCGSTQKFRDIVGVDKAEARGCMLVAIPTTAGTGSEVGARALITDPASKAKLAADSRHMVADIAIVDPEMTTSLPAAVTAATGIDALAHCVEAFTSRRSHPLVDLYAREGISLVGRYLARAVADGSDVEARAGLAMAALYGGFCLGPVNTTAGHALSYPLGTRFGVPHGLANAVIFPHTLAFNAPVRPEKSQLVAELLGIAGGDLRAASYDYCAGLGVEMQMGKLGVSETDLPSMAQEAHAIRRLLDHNPRDMSVADIVQIYRAAL; the protein is encoded by the coding sequence ATGTCTTCGGCCCTCCAGACCGCAACTGTTGCGCAAGCCGTCCCTCTTCTGCAGCCACTCACCTTCGTGCAGCCTGGGCGCATAGAATACGGGGCCAACAAGGCGCGCCGCCTTGCCGATTTCGTGCCCCGTTGGGCCGAAAAACGTGTCCTGGTTGTCGCCGACGCGTTCAATGCCGGCCGCGCCGACCTGCTGGCCCTGCCAGGGCAGAGCCACATCTTTTCCGAGGTTAAGCCAGAGCCCGACCTGCCGAACCTTGAACGTCTCATCGATCAGGCCAAAGCGTTTGCTCCCGACGTGATCGTTGGCTTCGGCGGCGGCAGTGCGATGGATCTTGCAAAGCTTGCTGCAGTTCTTTGCGGCAGCACTCAAAAATTTCGCGACATTGTCGGCGTCGACAAAGCGGAGGCGCGCGGCTGCATGCTGGTCGCGATCCCCACCACAGCGGGAACGGGCAGCGAGGTGGGCGCCCGGGCCTTGATTACGGACCCAGCGAGCAAGGCCAAGCTCGCTGCCGATAGCCGGCATATGGTCGCCGACATCGCTATCGTTGACCCGGAGATGACCACGTCCTTGCCAGCGGCCGTCACTGCGGCGACCGGCATAGATGCGCTAGCTCACTGTGTCGAAGCCTTTACCAGCCGGCGGTCGCATCCCTTGGTCGATCTTTACGCCCGCGAAGGTATTAGCCTCGTTGGACGCTATCTTGCCCGCGCCGTGGCTGACGGCTCCGATGTCGAAGCACGCGCCGGCCTTGCAATGGCGGCGCTCTATGGCGGGTTCTGCCTTGGACCGGTCAACACCACCGCCGGCCATGCCCTGTCCTATCCGCTTGGCACCCGTTTCGGGGTTCCGCATGGCCTCGCCAATGCGGTTATTTTCCCGCACACCCTGGCCTTTAACGCGCCGGTACGCCCGGAAAAAAGTCAGCTGGTAGCCGAACTCCTGGGGATCGCCGGTGGCGATCTGCGGGCCGCGAGCTACGACTATTGCGCCGGCCTTGGCGTTGAGATGCAAATGGGCAAGCTTGGGGTTTCCGAGACCGATCTTCCCTCGATGGCGCAGGAAGCTCACGCCATTCGCCGCTTGCTTGATCACAATCCGCGCGACATGAGCGTTGCCGACATCGTTCAAATCTACCGCGCTGCCCTTTAG
- a CDS encoding four-carbon acid sugar kinase family protein yields MLRIRSIALLVAIVADDLTGALDVSAPFARLGLKVQIAVSLAGLPYALQAGAEVVCVTTASRELPAGAAAQRMAEAASKLAEARPAIVFNKIDSRLKGHVRLGIQTCLKAFGRRDVVVAPGVPAQGRLVRNGLIVGSGVLAPIDIASRVDGIESLSIPDSATNEDMERIARRIDSSTTLFVGASGLGAGLARALTDGAAAPFLQPSAPMLFAIGSHDPVTHAQVDSLTALAGCDLVRTTDGAFASDLPWRRITLVRAMSQPDHPEHGSRLARFGRSIAEQLRRDRFESVLLCGGETAQTVLDDLGITTLLLRGEAASGIPLFEAQLRGRSLTILTKSGGFGTPDDLLRLAEVAHPVAPDISSKSAGIYQ; encoded by the coding sequence GTGTTGAGGATCAGGTCCATCGCTCTGCTTGTTGCCATTGTTGCTGACGATCTTACTGGCGCCCTGGATGTGTCGGCGCCGTTTGCACGCCTTGGGCTGAAGGTTCAGATCGCCGTGTCACTGGCCGGGTTGCCTTACGCACTCCAGGCAGGCGCCGAAGTCGTTTGCGTCACTACCGCCAGTCGCGAACTGCCCGCCGGGGCGGCAGCGCAACGGATGGCGGAAGCGGCGTCCAAACTGGCCGAGGCCAGGCCTGCCATCGTTTTCAACAAGATTGACTCCCGGCTCAAGGGGCATGTGCGGCTCGGCATTCAAACTTGTCTTAAGGCTTTCGGCAGAAGAGACGTAGTCGTGGCGCCGGGTGTTCCGGCGCAGGGGCGGCTTGTCCGGAATGGCTTGATTGTTGGCAGCGGTGTGCTCGCGCCAATCGATATCGCATCCCGTGTCGACGGCATTGAAAGCCTTTCCATCCCCGATAGTGCTACCAACGAGGACATGGAGCGCATTGCCCGCCGGATTGACTCCAGCACCACTCTCTTCGTTGGCGCCAGCGGGCTCGGCGCGGGCCTTGCTCGTGCGCTGACCGACGGCGCTGCGGCGCCTTTTCTACAACCCAGCGCGCCGATGCTGTTTGCGATCGGCTCGCATGACCCGGTAACCCACGCGCAGGTCGACAGCCTTACGGCGCTTGCAGGGTGCGATCTGGTCAGAACTACTGACGGGGCATTCGCAAGCGACCTGCCGTGGAGGCGCATAACATTGGTTCGCGCCATGAGCCAACCCGACCATCCAGAGCACGGCTCACGGCTGGCGCGGTTTGGACGATCTATCGCCGAGCAGTTGCGCCGTGATCGTTTCGAAAGCGTGCTGTTGTGCGGCGGAGAGACTGCGCAGACGGTGCTGGATGATCTGGGCATCACAACACTTCTTCTACGCGGCGAAGCTGCCTCGGGTATTCCGCTTTTCGAAGCGCAGTTGCGTGGTCGGTCACTCACGATATTGACGAAATCGGGTGGGTTCGGCACACCAGATGATCTTTTGCGGCTCGCCGAAGTTGCACACCCAGTTGCGCCAGACATCAGCTCCAAGAGTGCAGGAATTTATCAATGA
- a CDS encoding dihydrodipicolinate synthase family protein has translation MSIRGVFSAAATPLNTDLSPDHGALAAHCRQLLDDGCHGVAMLGSTGEANSFSADERRAMLEAVVRSGISPDQLMPGTGLSALPETVALTRHALSLGVTKVVMLPPFYYKGVSDQGLFVAYSQVIDAIADDRLRVVLYHIPPISQIPLSHELIARLCERYPNTIAGVKDSGGQLEHMASLAKTFPQLAILAGADPFLLPLMQAGGSGCITATSNLAARQLRVVFDKHADPAATAEVEAAQRRIIALREASNSFAQIPTIKAMIARRNDAPGWRRMRAPLVALTDAQADQLATILEGVDQSHPA, from the coding sequence ATGAGTATTCGTGGAGTTTTCAGTGCCGCTGCGACGCCGCTCAATACGGACCTCAGCCCCGATCATGGCGCCTTGGCTGCCCACTGCCGGCAGTTGCTGGACGACGGCTGTCACGGCGTTGCCATGCTCGGCTCGACCGGGGAGGCGAATTCGTTTTCGGCCGATGAACGCCGCGCCATGCTGGAAGCCGTTGTCAGATCCGGCATTTCACCCGATCAGCTCATGCCCGGCACCGGCCTGTCGGCGCTGCCCGAAACTGTTGCACTGACCCGGCATGCCCTTTCGCTGGGCGTTACTAAGGTCGTCATGCTGCCGCCCTTCTATTACAAGGGCGTCAGCGATCAGGGGCTGTTTGTTGCCTATTCGCAGGTGATCGACGCGATTGCCGACGACCGGCTGCGCGTCGTGCTCTACCACATTCCGCCGATTTCGCAGATTCCGCTCAGTCATGAGCTAATCGCCCGGCTGTGTGAACGCTACCCAAACACCATTGCTGGGGTAAAGGATTCAGGCGGCCAGCTCGAGCATATGGCGAGCCTTGCCAAGACCTTCCCGCAACTTGCGATTCTCGCCGGCGCCGATCCATTCCTCCTGCCGCTGATGCAGGCTGGCGGCAGTGGCTGCATCACGGCGACGTCCAACCTTGCGGCGCGCCAATTGCGGGTCGTGTTTGACAAGCATGCAGACCCGGCGGCCACGGCCGAAGTCGAAGCCGCTCAGAGGCGGATCATTGCTCTTCGCGAGGCCAGCAACAGCTTTGCTCAGATCCCCACCATCAAGGCGATGATTGCCCGCCGCAATGATGCACCGGGCTGGCGGCGGATGAGGGCTCCATTGGTTGCCTTGACCGATGCGCAGGCCGATCAGCTCGCCACCATTCTCGAGGGCGTCGACCAGAGCCATCCGGCATGA
- the pdxA gene encoding 4-hydroxythreonine-4-phosphate dehydrogenase PdxA: MADQAEMPIAITMGDPAGVGAEVIVKAAAELPAAERAGLLVVGSAETLERAIAATGVDLRLVTGVVEDDRALRLDAVEVPGTPLPFGKLDPVGGEASYRFIARAVELAQSGRAAGIVTAPINKEALNLAGHHFDGHTGMLAHLTGSRSSFMLLASERLKVIHVSTHVSLRDAIGRATPERILETIRTGHAHLVRTGYSKPRIAVAGINPHCGENGLFGREDDLQVAPAVEMARQEGIDVVGPISADTLYYRAYSGAFDLVVAQYHDQGHIPIKLVAFDTAVNVSLGLPIDRTSVDHGTAFDLAGTGKAKHVNMLAAIAYARKLADNKDQAK, from the coding sequence ATGGCTGACCAAGCCGAAATGCCGATCGCCATAACCATGGGCGATCCAGCCGGGGTGGGTGCCGAGGTCATCGTCAAAGCGGCGGCCGAACTGCCCGCTGCCGAACGCGCCGGTTTGCTGGTTGTTGGATCGGCGGAGACGCTGGAACGCGCCATCGCCGCGACCGGAGTGGACCTGCGGCTCGTGACTGGCGTGGTCGAGGATGATCGCGCCTTGCGGCTCGACGCTGTCGAGGTTCCCGGCACGCCATTGCCGTTCGGAAAGCTCGATCCGGTGGGCGGGGAGGCAAGCTATCGCTTCATCGCCCGCGCAGTCGAGCTGGCGCAGTCGGGGCGCGCTGCCGGCATCGTCACGGCTCCGATTAACAAGGAAGCACTTAACCTCGCCGGGCACCACTTTGATGGGCATACCGGCATGCTGGCGCACCTTACAGGTTCGCGCTCGTCCTTCATGCTGCTCGCCTCGGAGCGGCTCAAGGTCATCCACGTGTCCACCCACGTGTCGCTGCGCGATGCCATTGGTCGCGCCACGCCGGAGCGGATCCTCGAAACCATTCGCACCGGGCATGCCCATCTGGTGCGGACCGGCTACAGCAAGCCGCGCATCGCCGTTGCCGGCATCAATCCGCATTGCGGGGAAAACGGGCTTTTCGGCCGCGAGGATGACCTGCAGGTGGCGCCCGCCGTGGAGATGGCGCGCCAGGAGGGCATCGACGTTGTCGGCCCCATCTCCGCTGATACCCTTTACTATCGCGCCTATTCCGGGGCCTTTGACCTGGTAGTGGCTCAGTACCATGACCAGGGCCATATCCCGATCAAGCTCGTCGCCTTCGACACTGCGGTGAACGTGTCGCTTGGCCTGCCGATCGATCGCACCTCCGTCGATCATGGTACGGCGTTCGATCTTGCCGGCACCGGCAAGGCCAAACACGTCAACATGCTTGCCGCCATCGCTTATGCCCGCAAGCTCGCCGACAACAAGGACCAGGCCAAATGA
- a CDS encoding ABC transporter permease, producing MTVTTEPAGLIKPSEPPVGLWTDAWARLRANRIAMVGLAAIFILVLIAIFGPLLTPYDFLTQSLDARNAPPSWTHWLGTDELGRDVASRVIYGTRTAFFVAIIVTAISVLIGATLGAVAGYAGGKIDATIMWFTDVFMSVPNLLLVIVINTSLKPQLGRWMDSMYLATENVIFRNTVIADFIMVFGTIALVMWPPYARTVRAQILTVRSQPYVLAARSLGLPTRQIILRYLIPNSIGPLIVVVSAGLGGAMVLESAFSFLGVGVQPPTPSWGLMISDGLRTWQQYPHLLAAPAIALAIASVAFSFIGDGLNDALNPKGAK from the coding sequence ATGACCGTAACCACCGAACCTGCTGGCCTGATCAAGCCCAGCGAGCCCCCTGTTGGCCTCTGGACCGACGCCTGGGCGAGGCTGCGCGCCAATCGCATCGCCATGGTCGGCCTTGCAGCAATCTTCATCCTGGTGCTGATCGCTATTTTCGGCCCATTATTGACGCCTTACGATTTCCTCACGCAGTCGCTGGATGCCCGCAATGCGCCACCATCCTGGACCCACTGGCTTGGGACGGATGAACTGGGCCGCGATGTCGCAAGCCGCGTCATTTACGGCACCCGTACCGCCTTTTTCGTCGCCATCATCGTCACAGCCATCTCCGTTTTGATCGGCGCGACGCTTGGCGCCGTTGCTGGCTATGCCGGCGGCAAAATCGACGCCACCATCATGTGGTTCACCGACGTTTTCATGTCAGTGCCCAACCTGCTGCTGGTCATCGTCATCAACACTTCCCTCAAGCCGCAGCTTGGCCGGTGGATGGACAGCATGTACCTGGCCACCGAAAACGTCATCTTCCGCAATACGGTGATCGCCGACTTCATCATGGTCTTTGGCACCATTGCCCTTGTGATGTGGCCGCCCTACGCCCGCACCGTTCGTGCGCAAATCCTCACCGTGCGCAGCCAGCCCTATGTGCTTGCAGCGCGTTCGCTAGGCCTGCCGACACGTCAGATCATTCTGCGCTACCTCATTCCCAATTCGATCGGCCCACTGATCGTCGTGGTCAGCGCCGGACTCGGCGGCGCCATGGTGCTCGAAAGCGCCTTCAGCTTCCTCGGCGTCGGCGTACAGCCACCAACGCCGAGCTGGGGCCTGATGATTTCGGATGGTCTGCGCACCTGGCAGCAATATCCCCACCTTCTGGCAGCGCCAGCTATCGCCCTCGCCATTGCCTCGGTCGCCTTCAGCTTCATCGGCGATGGCCTCAACGACGCTCTAAATCCAAAAGGCGCCAAATAA
- a CDS encoding ABC transporter substrate-binding protein, with translation MVDTSTANRLPSRRDVLRGGAGLVIGLTAFGMLAGKAAAQEQTFKIIHPSFDMNWSPLRGGGAALRWHSLWWASPMYFDDKAELQPYVFTSWEPNEDWTVWTFKLDPKAVFSDGSKITPEDVKGTWEMAAMPLSASQRVPLVLKGVQGYAELSAGNGTELPGVSIIDEGTIQVTLVEPDPIFHMRLGNHLVPITKVSQSRGADGNQNPDWYTPEGGVISSGPFKLVEMNLDDGFVVWEPNENFFGPEVKLNRIELRVIEDSVTATTLLKQGEYHAHTALVTPTIVDDLGVEFSQGTEIPNGQHFYFNSKTAPFDDVNVRKALILAVDRAEMMRASFPKGPHKQAEQILVGVQGVDPNWEPYPYDPEAAKAALAASKYGSPDKLPRIIFAGIIAPAEQAAAQFAIEQWRQNLGITAIELKPTLDNFSPADVHIVRDDAGSRVPDATEFLRTAIHSTSSVAINKMNGYNNPEVDRLLDEAAPLPTDDPRRDELAQEAQRVFREDYQLLPWYIEAMSRWALPNVAGMEKNLDWQVFAPWNIEIQ, from the coding sequence ATGGTCGATACTTCGACTGCAAACCGTCTACCGTCGCGTCGCGACGTGCTGCGCGGCGGCGCCGGCCTCGTTATTGGCCTCACGGCATTCGGCATGCTGGCCGGTAAGGCCGCGGCACAAGAACAAACATTCAAGATCATTCACCCCTCGTTCGACATGAATTGGTCGCCCTTGCGTGGCGGTGGTGCGGCGCTGCGCTGGCACTCGCTGTGGTGGGCCTCGCCGATGTATTTCGACGACAAGGCCGAACTGCAGCCCTATGTCTTCACCAGTTGGGAACCCAACGAGGACTGGACTGTCTGGACCTTCAAGCTCGACCCTAAGGCCGTATTCTCCGATGGCTCCAAGATCACACCGGAAGACGTCAAGGGCACCTGGGAAATGGCCGCAATGCCACTGAGCGCCAGCCAGCGCGTGCCGCTGGTGCTGAAAGGCGTGCAGGGTTATGCCGAACTATCGGCGGGCAACGGCACCGAGCTTCCGGGCGTCAGTATCATCGATGAGGGCACAATCCAGGTTACCCTGGTCGAGCCCGACCCGATCTTCCACATGCGCCTTGGCAACCACCTCGTGCCGATCACCAAGGTGTCGCAGTCGCGCGGTGCTGATGGCAACCAGAACCCTGACTGGTATACGCCCGAAGGTGGCGTCATCAGCTCGGGTCCGTTCAAGCTGGTCGAGATGAACCTCGATGACGGCTTTGTCGTCTGGGAGCCCAACGAAAACTTCTTTGGGCCAGAAGTGAAGCTCAACCGCATCGAGTTGCGCGTGATCGAGGACTCGGTCACTGCTACCACGCTGCTCAAACAGGGCGAATACCATGCCCATACGGCTCTCGTGACGCCGACCATCGTCGACGATCTCGGCGTCGAATTCAGCCAGGGTACCGAAATTCCCAATGGCCAGCACTTCTACTTCAATTCCAAGACCGCGCCGTTTGATGACGTCAATGTCCGCAAGGCGCTGATCCTTGCTGTCGATCGTGCCGAGATGATGCGCGCATCCTTCCCCAAGGGGCCGCACAAGCAGGCCGAGCAGATCCTGGTTGGCGTGCAGGGTGTCGATCCGAACTGGGAACCCTATCCTTACGATCCCGAAGCAGCCAAGGCGGCGCTTGCCGCGTCTAAATACGGTTCGCCCGACAAGCTGCCGCGTATCATTTTCGCCGGCATCATCGCTCCTGCCGAACAGGCAGCAGCGCAGTTTGCCATCGAGCAGTGGCGCCAGAACCTCGGTATCACAGCGATCGAGCTGAAACCGACGCTGGACAACTTCTCGCCAGCCGACGTTCACATCGTCCGCGACGATGCCGGCTCGCGCGTCCCCGACGCAACCGAGTTCCTCCGCACCGCCATCCATTCGACCTCCAGCGTCGCCATCAACAAGATGAATGGCTACAACAATCCCGAAGTCGATCGTCTGCTCGACGAAGCTGCGCCCCTGCCTACCGACGATCCGCGTCGTGACGAGCTTGCGCAGGAAGCGCAGCGCGTCTTCCGCGAAGATTACCAGCTCCTCCCCTGGTACATCGAGGCCATGTCCCGCTGGGCTCTGCCCAATGTTGCCGGCATGGAGAAGAACCTCGACTGGCAGGTGTTCGCTCCCTGGAACATCGAGATCCAGTAG
- a CDS encoding sialidase family protein yields the protein MAHSEVNTDGKIAVLGNDAGREEAFLPIHVAQSHAAFLLTLKNGDIGCTWFAGTEEGKPDVSIYFSRLPAGASAWEPEIKISDDPDRSEQNPVLFETPAGELWLLYTAQIYGGQDTAIVRRRISRDGGLTWDPIEVLFDEPGTFIRQAMVVLSSGEWILPIFHCLPVPGETWHGQNDVSAVKISTDNGLSWTEHSVPDSKGAVHMNIVERQDGTLLGLFRSRYADNIMQSISSDKGRTWSAPSPTLLPNNNSSIQCRRLPDGTLALVFNNIAATQAVRDEAKDGPIWGVPRTPLSIALSMDEGRTWPHIRDIEVAPTPAPDLNPDKPDRRARELSYPTVTGDHEGRINVAFTYFRKAIKFVRIRPEWVKGA from the coding sequence GTGGCCCATTCTGAGGTGAATACTGATGGCAAGATCGCCGTGCTGGGGAATGACGCCGGGCGCGAAGAAGCCTTTCTGCCCATCCATGTCGCCCAGTCCCATGCAGCCTTCCTGCTGACGCTGAAAAACGGTGATATCGGGTGCACCTGGTTTGCCGGTACTGAAGAAGGCAAGCCAGATGTCTCGATCTACTTTTCCCGCCTGCCAGCCGGTGCATCGGCATGGGAGCCCGAGATCAAGATATCGGATGATCCTGATCGCTCGGAGCAGAACCCGGTCCTGTTCGAGACACCAGCGGGTGAACTTTGGTTGCTCTACACAGCGCAGATCTATGGTGGACAGGACACTGCCATCGTGCGTCGCCGCATCTCCCGCGACGGCGGGCTGACCTGGGATCCGATCGAAGTCCTGTTCGACGAGCCGGGCACTTTCATCCGCCAGGCCATGGTGGTGCTTTCGAGCGGTGAATGGATCCTGCCCATCTTCCACTGCCTGCCCGTACCCGGCGAGACCTGGCATGGCCAGAACGATGTCAGCGCCGTCAAGATTTCCACCGACAATGGCCTGAGCTGGACGGAACACAGCGTACCCGACAGCAAGGGCGCGGTGCACATGAACATTGTCGAGCGCCAGGACGGCACGCTGCTCGGCCTCTTCCGCAGCCGCTATGCCGACAACATCATGCAGTCGATTTCGTCCGACAAGGGCCGTACTTGGTCTGCCCCTTCCCCGACCTTATTGCCGAACAACAACTCGTCCATACAGTGCCGCCGCCTGCCGGATGGCACGCTAGCCCTGGTCTTCAACAACATTGCCGCAACCCAGGCCGTGCGCGATGAAGCGAAGGACGGTCCAATCTGGGGCGTTCCCCGCACGCCGCTTTCCATTGCTCTCTCGATGGATGAAGGCCGCACCTGGCCCCATATCCGCGACATCGAAGTGGCCCCGACACCTGCACCCGACCTCAATCCCGACAAGCCGGACCGTCGGGCGCGCGAACTCTCTTATCCGACAGTGACAGGCGATCACGAAGGGCGCATCAACGTGGCCTTCACCTATTTTCGCAAGGCCATAAAGTTTGTGCGGATCCGTCCGGAATGGGTCAAAGGCGCCTAA
- a CDS encoding ABC transporter permease produces the protein MLVHALKRVLLWIPSVLLVLLAVYALAFYGAGDPIKLIFLREPGGIAFDPNRLAAIREAAGLDRPFFLQFADYVWNVLQGNFGNSLTSGRSVGRTIAAAAPVSISLGILAIVLTTVVAIPLGVIAALRQNTALDYTILGSALFLYAVPSYVAGPILMVLLILVLPGGAVPYGWGGLFDVRVILPLLVLSFHPIALIVRQTRSAVIEVLTEDFVRTARAKGLKPRRIVMRHILRPILTPVLTQLGLIMITLVNGAVFVELVFGLPGLGRLAIQSLLNSDYPVILAVTLIASALVMVSNLVIDLAYPLLDPRAAEKR, from the coding sequence ATGCTCGTCCATGCCCTGAAGCGCGTGCTGTTATGGATCCCATCAGTGCTGCTGGTGCTGCTCGCGGTCTACGCCCTGGCGTTCTATGGCGCGGGCGACCCGATCAAGCTGATCTTCCTGCGTGAACCTGGCGGCATTGCCTTTGATCCAAACCGCCTCGCCGCCATCCGCGAAGCGGCGGGTCTCGATCGCCCGTTCTTCCTTCAGTTCGCCGACTATGTCTGGAATGTGCTGCAGGGCAATTTCGGCAACTCGCTGACGTCGGGCCGCTCCGTCGGGCGCACCATTGCCGCCGCCGCCCCGGTGTCCATATCGCTCGGCATCCTCGCCATTGTCCTGACTACGGTAGTCGCGATCCCTCTCGGCGTCATCGCGGCGCTGCGCCAGAACACGGCGCTCGATTATACTATCCTGGGCTCCGCGCTGTTTCTTTACGCGGTGCCATCCTATGTCGCCGGTCCCATCCTGATGGTGCTGCTGATCCTCGTCCTGCCCGGTGGCGCCGTGCCCTATGGGTGGGGTGGCCTCTTCGATGTCCGCGTCATCCTGCCCCTCCTGGTGTTGTCCTTCCACCCCATTGCGCTGATCGTGCGCCAGACCCGTTCAGCAGTGATCGAAGTACTGACCGAAGATTTCGTGCGCACCGCTCGCGCCAAGGGTCTCAAGCCGCGCCGCATCGTCATGCGTCATATTCTGCGCCCCATCCTCACCCCCGTGCTGACGCAGCTCGGCCTGATCATGATCACCCTCGTCAATGGCGCCGTCTTCGTGGAGCTGGTGTTCGGCCTCCCTGGCCTTGGTCGCCTCGCAATCCAGTCGCTGCTGAATTCCGATTACCCGGTCATTCTTGCGGTGACCCTGATCGCCTCGGCCCTCGTGATGGTGTCCAATCTCGTGATCGATCTTGCCTACCCGCTCCTCGATCCACGCGCTGCCGAGAAGAGGTAG